The Micropterus dolomieu isolate WLL.071019.BEF.003 ecotype Adirondacks linkage group LG22, ASM2129224v1, whole genome shotgun sequence genome contains a region encoding:
- the LOC123961730 gene encoding high choriolytic enzyme 1-like — MAFFKCTLSLLVLLVVSDCSWAEEQDLSVSELLWRANKDVVHTEDEPLVMDDIAYDNENERNADPCTSRGCMWGKSSDGKVYVPYVIATHYSSRERSIIERGLTSFTDVSCIRFVQRTNQRDYLSIQSNNGCYSYVGRRGNAQTVSLDRQGCLYHNTVQHELLHALGFNHEQCRSDRDQHIRVLWENIQSGYAYAFDKINTLNQNTPYDYNSVMQYHRYAFSGNNKPTMVPIPNANVEFGTGNQMSSNDITRLNRLYKC; from the exons ATGGCTTTCTTCAAGTGCACGCTCAGTCTCCTCGTCCTTCTTGTGGTCTCTGACTGCTCCTGGGCTGAAGAGCAG GATCTGTCTGTATCTGAGCTCCTGTGGAGGGCAAACAAGGATGTCG TGCATACGGAGGACGAGCCCTTGGTCATGGACGACATTGCTTATGACAACGAAAATGAGAGAAACGCTGATCCCTGCACCTCCAGGGGCTGCATGTGGGGCAAATCCAGCGATGGGAAGGTCTACGTGCCCTATGTCATTGCCACACATTACT CTTCTCGGGAGCGCTCCATCATCGAGCGTGGGCTAACATCCTTCACTGATGTCTCTTGCATTCGCTTTGTCCAACGCACCAACCAGAGAGACTACCTGAGCATCCAGTCCAACAATGG CTGTTACTCCTACGTTGGCCGCCGTGGTAATGCCCAGACGGTGTCTCTGGACCGTCAGGGCTGTCTCTACCACAACACCGTCCAGCACGAGCTGCTCCACGCTCTCGGCTTCAACCACGAACAGTGCCGCTCTGACAGGGACCAGCACATCAGGGTCCTGTGGGAAAACATCCAGTCTG GTTACGCTTACGCCTTCGACAAGATTAACACTCTGAACCAGAACACTCCCTACGACTACAACTCTGTCATGCAGTACCACAG GTATGCCTTCTCCGGGAACAATAAGCCCACGATGGTTCCAATCCCCAACGCAAATGTTGAATTCGGCACGGGCAATCAGATGAGCAGTAATGACATCACCAGACTGAACAGGCTGTACAAATGTTAA
- the LOC123961538 gene encoding high choriolytic enzyme 1-like — MTGLRRTLGLLALMVISIRAEEKKAKFVSERIEEANTHTVRAPDGFFVEDDMAYDSESERNADPCTSYNCKWDQASNGMVYVPYIIADDYTSRERAIIERGLESFHSVSCIRFVPRTSERDYIHIQSLDGCFSYVGRRFNAQALSLKRQGCLYHHVVQHELLHALGFKHEQCRSDRDQYIRILLENVIPGWEYAFDKINTLNQGTPYDYNSVMQYSKYAFSKNNQPTMVPIPDPNVEFGTATEMSQNDITRLNRLYNCNY, encoded by the exons ATGACTGGTCTGAGGCGCACTCTGGGGCTTCTGGCTTTGATGGTGATTTCGATCAGGGCTGAGGAGAAGAAG GCTAAATTTGTCTCTGAAAGAATTGAGgaagccaacacacacactg TCAGAGCTCCTGATGGGTTCTTTGTAGAGGATGACATGGCTTATGACTCTGAGAGTGAGAGAAACGCTGACCCCTGCACCTCCTACAACTGCAAGTGGGACCAGGCCAGTAATGGCATGGTCTATGTGCCGTACATCATCGCAGACGACTACA CATCCAGAGAGCGGGCCATCATTGAACGTGGCCTAGAGTCCTTCCACAGTGTCTCCTGCATCCGATTCGTCCCTCGAACCAGTGAAAGAGACTACATCCACATCCAATCTCTGGACGG GTGCTTCTCCTATGTGGGTCGGCGTTTTAACGCACAGGCTCTGTCTCTGAAGCGACAGGGCTGCCTGTACCATCATGTGGTGCAGCACGAGTTGCTGCACGCCCTGGGCTTTAAACACGAGCAGTGCCGCTCCGACCGAGACCAGTACATCCGCATCCTGTTGGAGAACGTCATACCTG GTTGGGAGTACGCATTCGACAAGATCAACACTCTGAACCAGGGAACCCCCTACGACTACAACTCTGTCATGCAGTACAGCAA GTACGCCTTCTCCAAGAACAACCAACCCACCATGGTGCCAATCCCTGATCCAAACGTCGAGTTCGGAACAGCCACtgagatgagccagaacgacatcacCAGGCTCAACAGGCTGTACAACTGCAACTACTGA
- the LOC123961948 gene encoding high choriolytic enzyme 1-like translates to MAAMKCILGLLALLAVSAWTKAGVVKKVSGGNNDQYEGDLTVTELLEKANKNLMRNRDNIEIRGDIAVSRLPTLRNADPCVLRGCMWPKATDGKVYIPYVIANHYSSRELDIINRGINSFSYSTCIRFIPHTNQKDYLYIQSLNGCYSYVGRQGNRQTVSLSRQGCIYHGTIQHELLHALGFNHEQCRSDRDQHIQVLLQNVMAGSEHNFNKINTLNQGTPYDYGSVMHYGRLAFSKDNYNPSMVAIPDPRAVFGMAKQMSQNDINRINLLYCRN, encoded by the exons ATGGCAGCAATGAAGTGCATCCTGGGTCTCCTGGCCCTGCTTGCAGTCTCAGCCTGGACCAAGGCGGGG GTTGTGAAGAAGGTGAGCGGTGGCAATAACGATCAATATGAGGGTGACCTGACCGTCACAGAGCTGCTGGAGAAAGCCAACAAAAATCTCA TGCGTAACCGAGACAATATCGAGATTAGAGGTGACATTGCTGTGTCTCGTCTGCCCACCCTGAGAAACGCCGACCCCTGCGTCCTGCGTGGTTGTATGTGGCCTAAAGCCACTGATGGCAAGGTCTACATTCCCTATGTCATTGCTAACCACTACT CTTCTCGGGAACTGGATATCATCAACAGAGGCATCAACTCCTTCTCCTACTCCACCTGCATTCGCTTCATCCCTCACACCAACCAGAAAGACTACCTTTACATTCAGTCTTTGAATGG TTGCTACTCCTATGTGGGTCGCCAGGGCAATCGCCAGACCGTGTCTCTGAGCCGTCAGGGCTGCATTTACCACGGAACGATCCAGCATGAGCTGCTCCACGCCCTGGGCTTCAACCATGAGCAGTGTCGTTCTGACAGGGACCAGCACATCCAGGTCCTGCTGCAGAACGTCATGGCAG GTAGTGAACACAACTTTAACAAGATCAACACTCTGAACCAGGGAACTCCATATGACTATGGCTCTGTCATGCACTACGGCAG gCTGGCATTCTCCAAGGACAACTACAACCCCAGCATGGTGGCTATTCCAGACCCCAGGGCCGTGTTTGGCATGGCCaagcagatgagccagaacgataTCAACCGCATCAACCTATTGTACTGCAGGAACTAG